The DNA region GCGCGACACCGCCGAAGCCGCCAAGTGGGGCTGATTCTCCCTATGCACGAGGCCTGTTCGACGGTGAGGCGGTGATTGGGGTGACTGTGGCACCCAACGCCGCCGAACTCACCGTCGAGCAGGCCTGGTACATCGCCGAAACCGTCGGCGCCGGATCTTTTCCGTGGGTGTTGGCGATCACCATGCCCTACACCGACGCCGGGGAACGCGGCGCGTTCATGGCACGTCAGCGTGACGAGCTGACCCGGATGGGAGTCGTCTCCCCGGAGGGCACGGTCAATCCGGCTGTGGCCGAATGGATCCGGGTGGTGTGCTTCCCGGACCGCTGGCTGGACCTGCGCTATGTGAGTTCGTCCGCCGGCGGGACGCCCGAGATGTTGCGGGGCATCGTCGCGCGCCGCGACGGCGGCACCGGAAAATCCGGCCGCACCGTGGTGGCGCTGCGCAACGCCCAATTGGTCACCTTCACGATGATGGACATCGACGACCCCCGGCTGCTGGTGCCGGTGCTCGGCGCGGGCCTGCGGCAGCGGCCGCCGGCCCGATTCGACGAGTTCACCCTGCCCGCCCGCGTCGGCGCCCGCGCCGACGAACGGCTGCGTGCCGGTACCCCACTTACCGAAGTGCTTGACTACCTGGGTATTCCAGCCTCGGCACGCCCGATCGTCGAGTCGGTGTTCAGCGGCCCGCGCAGTTACGTCGAGGTCGTCGCCGGTTGCGCGCGAGACGGGCGGCACACCACCACCGACGTCGGAATGAGTCTGGTCGACACCGATGCGGGCCGCATTCTGGTCACGCCGTCGCAAGCCTTCGACGGTGAATGGGTGTCGACGTTCCGCCCCGGGAACGACTTTGCGACCGCGGTCGCGATCGAACAGCTGACCGCCACCCTGCCCGAGGGCAGCTGGTTCCCCGGTCAACGGCTGTCCAGAGATTTCACCACCCAGCTGTCCTGAACAGCACGAACAACGTCCTTGTAGAGAAACAGAATAGGGAACACCAATGACCGAAGCTCCGGTGCTGACCAGCGCCGTCATGCCGATCGTCCGCATCGCGGTGCTGTCCGACAGCCGGCTCACCGAGATGGCCGTGCCCGCGGAACTGCCGCTGCGCGAAATCCTGCCCGCGGTACAGCGCCTGGTATCGCCCGACACCGGCGACGACGGCGAATCCGGTGACGGCGCGGCGACCCGGCTGAGCCTGGCGCCGGTCGGCGGCGCTCCGTTCAGCCTGGACGCCAGCCTGGACACCGTCGGGGTGGTGGACGGCGACCTGCTGGCGCTGCGTCCGGTGCCGGTCGGTCCGGCCGCGCCCGGCATCGTCGAGGACATCGCCGACGCCGCCGTGATCTTCTCCGCGTCCCGGCGTAAGCCCTGGGGCGCCCAGCACATTCAGCGTGCCGCGCTGGCCGCCGGATCCGGCCTGGTGCTGGCCGCCACCGGCCTGGCCGCCGCACACCGTGCGCTGACCGGTGAACCGGCCGGCCTGGTCGCGGCCGGCGTCATCGCGCTGCTCACGGTGCTGGCCGCGCTGGCCTGCCGCACCCGGTCGGCCGAGGCCGCCCTGACCCTGTCGATCGCCGCCCTGGCACCGGTCGCCGCGGCCGGTGCCCTGGCCGTGCCGGGAGCGTTCGGTTCGGCACACCTGGTGCTGGGTGCGGCCGCGGTCAGTGCCTGGTCGTTGATCTGCCTGATTTTGCCCCCGGGCGGCCGTGGTGAGCGCGGGATCGCGTTCTTCACCGCTGCGACGGTGGTGGGCGTCGGCGTGCTGGCCGCCGCCGCGGTCAAGACCTTCTGGGCGCTGCCGCCGCTCAGCCTCGGATGCGGCCTGATCGCCGCATCGCTGCTGCTGACCGTTGCCGCACCGCAGGTTTCGGCGTTGTGGGCACGGCTGCCGCTGCCGGTCATCCCCGCCCCGGGCGACCCCACCCCGTCGGCGCTGCCGCAGAGCGTGCTGGAGGACCTGCCGCGCCGGGTCCGGGTCACCGACGCCCACCAGACCGGTTTCATCGCCGGCTCGGTGCTGCTGGCCGTGCTCGGATCGGTCGCGATCGCCTTTGCCCCCGAAGGTCTTTCGGGCTGGGCCTGGTACGTGGTCGCCGGTATCGCCGTCGCCTCGGTGCTGCGGGCGCGGGTGTGGGACTCGGCGTGGTGCAAGGCCTGGCTGCTGGCCGAGCCGCACCTGACCGCAATCGCCCTGCTGGTCGGCTACGCGGCCACCGGTCGCTACGCCGCGGCGCTGGGCGCGGTGCTGGTCCTGACCGCCCTGGTGGCGGTCTGGGCGGTGGTCTCGCTGAGCCCGACCGTCGCGTCGCCGGACAGCTATTCGCTGCCGGTGCGGCGTCTGGTGGGCTTCCTGGCCTCCGGCGTCGACGCCAGCCTGATCCCGGTGATGGCATACCTGGTCGGCATCTTCACCTGGGTGCTGTCTCGATGAAGCAGGCGGTTCGTGCGACGGGCATCGCCGCACTGGCCGTGCTGCTGACCGCCGCACCGGCCCTGGCGATCACCCCGCCGAACGTGGACCCGACGGTGCCGCCGCCCAGTGGGGCGCCCGGACCCGTCGCGGCGATGGAACAGCGCGGCGACTGCGTCAGTTCGGGCCTGCTGCCCGGCGGCGACATCAACGCCACCCCGGCGGGCCAGCGGATGCTGGATCTGCCGTCGGCCTGGCAGTTCACCCGCGGCGAGGGCCAGACGGTGGCCGTCATCGGCACCGGTGTCCGGCCCGGGCCCCGGCTGCCGGTGGTGGACGCCGGCGGTGACTACATCGGCACCACCGACGGACTGACCGACTGCGACGGGCACGGCACGCTGGTGGCCGGCATCGTGGCGGGCCAGCCCGGCGATGACGGCTTCACCGGAGTGGCTCCTGAGGCCAGACTGCTGTCGTTGCGCACCGCGTCGGCCACCATCTCGCCGCGACTGGGCGGGGACGACCCCCGCACCACCCGGGTGGTCACCGACATCACGGCCCTGGCGCGTGCCGTCGTGCACGCCGCCGACCTGGGTGCGCGGGTCATCACCATCTCCACAACCACCTGTGTTCCGGCCGACCACAACGTCGACCAGATGGCACTGGGTGCGGCCCTGCGCTACGCCGCGGTCGAGAAGGATGCGCTGATCGTCGCCGCGGCCGGTGACGCCGGCCAGACCGGCTCGGTCGGCGGCGGAAGCGAAGCGTGCGAGTCCAATCCCCTCACCGACCTGAGCCGACCGCAGGATCCACGCAACTGGGCCGGCGTCACCTCGCTGTCGGTGCCGTCGTGGTGGCACCCCTACGTGCTGTCGGTGGCGTCCCTGTCCGCCGACGGGCAGCCGTCCGGGTTCACCATGGCCGGGCCGTGGGTCGGCATCGCCGCGCCCGGTGAGGACATCGTCTCGGTGAGCAACCGCGACGACGGTGGCCTGGCCAATGCGCTGCCCGGCAACCAGGGCAAGCCGGTGCCGCTCAGCGGTACCGGGTACGCGGCCGGGTACGTCGCCGGGGTGGCCGCACTGGTGCGCAGTCGCTTCCCCGAGCTGACCGCGATGCAGGTCGCACACCGACTGGTCGCCACCGCGCACAACGCGGCGCGCACACCGTCCGCTCTGGTGGGAGCCGGAATCATCGACCCGGTGGCGGCACTGACCTGGGAATTGCCGCCCCTTGCGGACCCGACCGCCGCACCCGCCAAAAAGATCACCCCGCCCCCGGCGCCCGAACCGGCCGACCCGGCGCCGCGCGTCGTGGCCTTCGCCGGAACCGCGTTGCTGGCCGGGCTGGTCGTCGCCGTCGCCACCGGCGCCGCGGCAGCCGCCCGCCGACGAAAGGAAAACCAGCTGTGAGCACCCTCGGAACCACCGTTCCCCGGCCCGGACCGGCCCGAATCACCCTGGTACTGCTGGCCGTGGTGCCCGCGATGATGGCCAGCCCGTGGGAGACCACCGCGCAGCGTTGGGCACTCGCGGTGGGCATCCTGGTGGCGGTACTGCTGCTCGGTTGGTGGCGTGGGCTGCACTTCACCACGATCGCCCGTCGCCGCCTGGCGATGCTGCGCTCGGGCGGCGGTGCGCACTCCGGCCGCCGCGAGGCCTCCGGGGCACGGGCCACCGCCGCGGTGCGGATCACCGCCGGCGCCGCGCAGGACGAGTTGCCGGTGGAGGTGATCGCCGGCTACCTGAACCGCTACGGCCTGCGCGCCGACGGGGTGCGCATCACCAGTCGCACCACCCGCGCGGACGGTGACGCGGCCGGCACCCAGACCTGGGTCGGCCTGACCTGTTCGGCCGCACCGAATCTGGCCGCATTGCAGGCCCGCTCGGCGTCCATTCCGCTGCAGCGGACCGTCGATGTCGCGGTCCGTCGCCTGGCGGATCACCTCCGCGAAATCGGTTGGGAAACCACGATGGTCGCCACCGACGAGATCCCGTCGCTGATCGACGGAAGCGCTCGGGAGACCTGGCGTTCGGTGGTCGACGGCTCGGGTGATCACGTCGCGGCCTACCGGGTCAGCATCGATGCGGCACTGGCGGACACGCTGAGCCGGATCCGGGCCGTCAACGCCGACGAGACGTGGACCGCACTGGAATTCGCCGAGGACGCCGGACGCCGTACCGTCGCGGCGGCCTGCGCGCTGCGGACCGGTGCCGCCCCCGACGGCGGTGCACCGCTGGCCGGTCTGGTGCCGCAACAGGGGGACCACCGTAGCGCTCTGCTGCGGCTGCACCCGTTGTCCGGCGGCGCCCTCGACGGCCACACCCCGCTGCCCGGCGACGATCTCGCCGGCCTGCGGTGGCCGGTGCCGACCGCGGTCGCTGCCCGCTAGAGCATGTACGGCCGCAGGAACTTGGTCATCCTGCGCAGGTAGGTCGGCTGGCTGACGTGCAGGATGTGGTTTCCCGGGAACCAGTGCAGCGCGCACCGATCCCAGTGCTGCCACAGCATTTCGGCTTGTTCCGGCGGAGCCAGGCGGTCGCCCAGGCCGGTGATGATCAGTCGCCGGTCCCGGGCGACCAGCGGGGTGTAGTTCAGCGGCGAATGATAGGCGTTCGCGGCGGCCAGATCTGCTGGGGCGATGTGCCCCATGCGCTGGCCGCCGCGCATCAGCATGTTGGCCGGGAACCAGTCGCGGATCTCGTCTTCGACCGACACCACCGGCACGTTCGGGACCACCGCCTGCAGTCGGGGTTCGACGGCGGCCAGCAGCGCGCTGGTGTAGCCGCCCAGCGACAGGCCGGTCAGTGCGAAGCGATCGACGCCGGTGGACTCCAGATGATCGAGCATCGAACGGAAGTCGTGCACCGCCTGCGCCATCGCTTCGGCGAATCCCGCCATGCCGTGCGAGAAATAACCGTAGCCGCTGAACGGTGAGTGCCTTTCGGCGCGGCGGCCGTGGAACGGCAGGGTGAACAGCGCGATGTCGTAGCCGGACCGGAAAAACCATGGCAGCGAGAAGAAGACACCGTTGAACAGGTACGCCGAACCCATGAAGCCGTGGATGACGCAGAGTGTCGGCCGTGGCCCGTCGTCGTGACGCCAGTGCTGGAACCGCGCGGTGTTGTTGTTCTTCAACGAGTTCCAGGTCTGACGCATCGACGGGTTGACCGCCTGGAACCCGCTGCGGAACGACACGTTCTCGACCGTGCCGTGCGCGATGCGCTCCGCGATGGGATTGGCCCGCCGCGCCGAGACCCGCGGCGGCGCGGCAGGGGCCGGAAAGGACTGCACCGGATCGTGTTCGGCGGCCAACTCGGTGTAGAACGCCAGGCGTTCCCGTTCCTGCCCCGAATCTCTACCGCCCACCACCGTGGCGAGCACTTCCGGAACCATCGCCGCGGCAACCATGGACGCGACCGCGGTCCGCAGCCCGATATCGGCGACCGCCGAGGCGTCCACGATCAACTTCTCCCGCAACGACAACTCGCTGCGCAGCGGCAACCCCCGGGCGTCGGCGTCGGCGCCGGGTACATCGGGAATCGGAATGGGTGAGATCAACGGCGGCACGTCAGTGGTCATGGTCGCCCCCCGGGGTGTCGATGATGCCCTTGCTGCCTCACGCGGATGGTAACCCGATGCCGAACAGTCGCGCGGCGTTGTCGTGGAACACCGCCCGCAACCAGTCGTCGTCGATACCCGGCACGGCGGTGACCGCGTCGAGGGCCTCCCGGTAGCCGTAGGGGATGTTCGGGAAGTCGCTGCCGAACAGGATCCGGTCGCCGGCGGCGCGCAGTCGCGGATCCGCCCCGCCGGGGAACGGCATCATCTCGCCGACGAATGCGGTGAACGCCATGGTGGTGTCCAGATGTACGGCACGCGAATCGAGGCAGATATCGAGGAATTCGTCGTACTCCGGCATGCCCATGTGCGCGATGATCAACGGCAGCCCCGGATGCCGGCCCAGCAGTCGGCGCACCGGTTCGGCGCCGGTGAACCGGCCGGGCTGCGGGCCCGACCCGCAGTGGATGACGACCGGTATCGCGGCGTCCGCGATCGTTCCCCACACCTCGTCGAGCAGCGGATCGTTCGGGTCGTAGTCGCCGACCTGGATGTGCGCCTTGAAGACCCGCGTTCCGCCCCGGATCGCCTCCTCGACGTAGCCGGCGGCCTCCGGTTCGGGATAGAACGTCGCAGTCGGCAGGCAATCCGGTGTCTCGCGGGCGAATTGGGCGGCCCACTGGTTGAGCCAGGCCGCCATCTGCGGCTTGTGCGGGTAGACCAGGGAGGTGAAACGGCGGACGCCGAAGGCACGCAACGCCGCCACGCGTTCGGATTCGGCCAGCCGGTAGTTGATGGGCCAGGGGCGGCCCACCATGGGTCCGGCCGAATCGAAGTACCGCCACACCTTGTCCAGCACCGATTTCGGCATGAAATGGGTGTGGACGTCGATGATTCCGGGCAGGTCGAGGTCGGTCCAGACCGCCCGGACCCCGGCGGCCTCGTCGGCGGGTGTCATGCGCGCTCCCAACTGTTCTCGGATACGAACTCGTCCAGCGGCCGGCGGTAGGCCCAGTCGTCGATCTCCAGGGCCGGACGGTCCGGGAACTCCGGGACCGGGCCCAGGCACAGGATCGCCACCGGATCGGCATCGGCGGGCATGGCCAACAGTTCGGCCAGCGCCCGCGGCTCGAACAACGACACCCAGCCCATCCCCAGTCCCTCGGCCCGGGCCGCCAGCCACAGGTTCTGGATCGCACACGAGACCGAGGCCAGATCCATCTGCGGCAGCGTTCGGCGACCGAAGATATGCGCGTCGCGTCCTTCCCGCAGCGCCACCACCAACAACTCCGCGCAGTCCCGGATGCCCTCCACCTTCAGGGCGAGGAACTCCTGCTCCCGGTGGCCCAGCGCGGCGGCGGTGCGGTGCCGCTCCTCGTCGACCAGGGCGTGGATGCGCTGCCGAAGGGCGTCGTCGGTGATCCGGACGAACCGCCACGGTTGCATCAGGCCCACGCTCGGTGCGGCGTGGGCGGCCGCCAGCAGGCGTGCCAGTACGGCGGTGTCGACCACACTGCCGGGGACGAAGCGGCGCATGTCGCGCCGTTCGGCGATCGCCCGGTACACGGCTTGGCGCTCCTGCCCGGTGAACGAAGGATCAGCCACGCGATCATGGTAGGAGTCACACGAAGGGACGCTCGCCATGAAACGTGCGCAACCGCTCGATCAATTCGCCGGGACCGCCGCCGTCGACCTGGTCTACGGCGAACCCCACCAGACCGCCGATGGCGCCACCGTGATCACCGCCGCGCGTGTCAGCGCGGCGGGTCCGGACGGATCGGCGGTGACCGCGACGCCGCTCGGGGTGATGGTGATCCGCGGCGATCAGGCCCGATGGGTGGCCGCGGTGGATGCCGACCGGATCGCGCTGCTGGGGGTGCTGACCGGGTTGCTGTCGGCGGTCATCGCCTCGCTGGCCGTGCTGCGCCGCCCGCCCTGGCCGGACCTGCGGGCCGTCGGGGCCGGACGCGGGGAGAACTGAGGCGGTGCGAGCTACGTCCGGGCGCACACCGGCACTGATCTCGATCGCCGTCGCCGTGGCGGTCTACGTGACGATGTTGGTGGGCTACCGTCAGGGATGGGGCTGGTTGGCCGGCGCCGATACCGCGGCGCTGAACGCCGGCTACGACATCGCGGTGCAACATCCGGTCTGGGTCAGATTCTGGGACGGGATCTCCACGGTGTTCGAGCCGGCGGTGTTCCGGCTGGCCGGCATGGTGCTGATCGTGGTCGCGCTGCTGCGTCGGCGACCCCGTGCCGCATTGTTCCTGCTGGTGTCGGTGGAGTTGACGTCGATCCTGACGGTGCTGGCCAAAGGGTCGGTGGGCCGGCCGAGGCCGGCGACGGCACTGGTGGCGGCGTCGTCGACGTCGTTCCCGTCCGGGCACGCCCTCGGGGTGGTGATCGGCGTCGGAGCCCTGCTGGCGGTGGTACTGCCGACACTGCGGGCCAACGCCCGGCGGGCGGCGTTGATCGTCGGCGCGCTGGTGGTGGTCGCGGTCGGGGTGGCCCGGGTGGCCCTCAACGTGCACCATCCCTCCGATGTGCTGGCAGGCTGGGCACTGGGTTGGGCATACCTGATGGCCTGGGTGCTGGCGCTCAATCCGGGCGAGGAGGGAGTCCACCGATGAGCGAACATGCCGCCGACCCGGTGGGGGAGCTGGTCTGCTCCCGCAAGGGCTGCAGCGCCGACGCGCTGTTCGGCATGCTGTGGAACAACCCGAAACTGCACACCCCCGAACGTCGTAAGGTCTGGTTGACCTGTCCGGAGCACCGGGAATACTTCCGGGACTATCTGTCCTCGCGCGGTCTGCTCAAATCCGAAGTGCCGGTCGACGAACTGGAACGGCGGAATCCCGGCGCGCCGTGACCGGTGTTTGACCCGCCTCCAGCGTCAACAGATGATGACGGGATGCGCCGATTTCTGAGCTTGTTCAGCGCTGCCCTGTGCACGGCCGTGGTGACGCTGGCCGCCGCACCCGGCGCCCAAGCGGACCTGGTGCCGTGGTTCGCCAAGGCGGTGGGCAACGCCAACCAGGTGATCTCCGTCGTCGGCGTCGGCGGCTCCGACGCCAAGATGGACGTCTACCAACGCGGCCCCACCGGCTGGCAGGCGGTGGCCGCCGGGATTCCCGCCCACGTCGGCTCGGCGGGGATGGCTCAGAAGGCCAAGAGCGGACACCCGGCCACCCCGATGGGCGTCTTCACCCTGCCGTACGCGTTCGGCACCGCACCGAATCCCGGTGGGGGACTGCAGTATGTACAGGTCGGCCCCGATCACTGGTGGGACGGCGACGACAACAGCCCGACCTTCAACACCATGCAGGTGTGCAAGAAGGCGCAGTGCGCGTTCAACACCAACGCGAGTGAGAACCTCGAGATCCCGCAGTACAAGCACGCCGTGGTGATGGGGGTCAACACCGCCCGCACCCCCGGTGACGGCGCGGGCTTCTTCTTCCACACCACCGACGGCGGTCCGACCGCCGGCTGCGTGGCCATCGACGACGCCAAACTGGTGCAGATCATCCAGTGGCTGCGGCCCGGCGCCGTGATGGCGATCGCGCAGTAGATCTCAGGACTGTTCGCAGTAGGCCGCCCGGGCGATGCTCACGAACTGCGACGCCCGGGTCAGCGTCAGGCTCGGGTTGGCGTTCTTGACCGCCTTGGCCGCCTGATTGGCCGAGTGCCCCGAGGTCAGGTAGTCACACACCGAATGCCCGCCGGCCACGGCGTCGGCGGCATCCGGGTAGGTGATGCCCATCTTGTCGAGCGCGCCCAGGAAGTTGCCGTCGCCGGGATCGGCGGCCGCCGGCACGGCCACCCCCAGCGCACCGGCCAGCGCGAACGCGGCCACCAGGTTTCTGCGAGCGGTCATCGTCGTCTCCCGGGTCAGTGGTCGGATTCGTCGGGGCAGAACGCCGCTTCGGAGAAGGCCACGAACCGCGCGGAGTTCTTCACCGACAGGCTCCGGTTGGAGATCCGCACGGCGCGCGCCGCGGCGTCCCGGCTATGCCCGGCGTGCAGGTAGTCGCAGACCTCCCGGCCCACCGCGACGGCGTCCTGCGGTTGGGTGTATTCGATTCCGGCCTGGTCGATCGCGCCGATGAACGCGCCGTCCGGGTCCGGACCGGCGGAAGCGGGAGCCGCAAGGCACAGCAGCCCGGCAGCGCCGGCCGCGGCCACGAACCATCGAAAATGCCTCATAGTCACAGCAGCATCCACTCCACGAATTAACCTGCAGCAGCGCTGAAATGAATTGCGGGTGAACGTAATTACTCTGGCAGATGCCTGTGTGATGGCTGGAAGTTTGACAGTTCACGGAGACGACCACCTCCCGGTAACCCGGGGTTCATTTTCGGCGCGTTTCGTGAGCGCCACCCGGCCGCCTGCCGCTCGCCGCAGACCGGCGGCCACCATCGAGGGAGGGCGTCGTGTATCTGGACTTTGGGGTGCTACCCCCGGAGATCAACTCCGGACGGATCTGTTCGGGCCCCGGATCGGGGTCACTGTTGGCCGCGGCGTCGGCCTGGGAGAACCTCGCCGCCGAACTACACACCGCGGCCGCAAGCTACGCCTCGGTGACCTCGGGGCTGGCCGACGGAGCGTGGACCGGCCCGGCGGCGACGGCGATGGCGGCGGCCGCGGCTCCGTATGCGACGTGGCTGCGCGGTGCCGGAACCCGGGCCGAACAGACCGCACGCCAGGCCGTCGCCGGTGCCGCGGCCTACGCGGAGGCGCTGGCGGCGGTGGTCCCCCCGCCGGCGATCACCGCCAACCGGATGCTGCTGCAGCAACTGGTCGCCACGAACTTCTTCGGGCAGAACTCCCCGGCGATCGGCGAGACCGAAAGCCGGTACGCGCAGATGTGGGCCCAGGACGCGGCCGCAATGTATCGCTACAGCGGATCCGCGGCGGCGGCCTCGACGCTGAACTCCTTCACCCCGCCCCCGCAGACCACCGACGCCGCGGCACCGGCCGCCCAGGCCGCCGCCGGAACGGCCGCCGGAACCGGTGCCGCCGACACGCTGGCATCGATCATCGGGTCGTTCTCGCCCTACACCGGGTTGATCACCCAGGGACTGAGCGCCACCATGACCAGCTGGTCGGGTACGGCGAACATGCTCAGCAACATCAACAACGGCATCGGGCTGGTCGCGTTCAACGCCGAGAACCCCGGCGGCCTCGGCGAGATCCTCAGCCCGCCGAAGATCGGGCCGGCCGGATTGGGGCTGGGCGACCTGGGACTGGGGAAGGCCGGGCTGGCCGGCGTCAACGTGGGCGGCGCGGGGGCACCCCACGCGGGATTGTCGGCCGGCGCGGGCAACGCGCTCAAGATCGGGGCCCTGACCGTGCCGCCCGGTTGGGCGATGCCCGCCACCTCGGCGTCGACGAGCGGGCCGGCGCCGGTCGCCGCGGGCATCTCCGCACCGGCCGGCGGTGTACCGGGTGGAGCGTTCGGTGAGACCATGCTCGGCACCCTGGCCGGCCGCGGACTCGGTGCAGCGACGTCGCGCGCCGCCGCGCAGCGCCGGACCGTGGTGCCCCGCCCGCCGGCCGCCGGTTGATCGGCCCCGCCATGGATTTCGCGCTGCTCCCGCCGGAGGTGAACTCCGGCCGGATGTACACCGGCCCCGGTGCCGCGCCGATGCTCGCCGCGGCCTCGGCCTGGGATGCACTGGCCGCCGAACTGGAGGTCGCGGCCGTCGGCTACGACGGGGTGATCGCGAGCCTGATCGGCCACGCCTGGTCCGGCCCGACATCGGTGGCGATGGCCGGCGCGGCGGCGCCGTATGTGGCGTGGCTGCAGACGGGCGCGGCCAAAGCCGAACAATCCGCGATGCAGGCCAGGGCGGTGGCCGCAGCCTACGAGGCCGCGTTCGCCGCGACGGTCCCGCCCGCGGTGGTGGCCGACAATCGGGCCCTGCTCGCCGTGCTGGTCGTCACCAATTTCTTCGGGCAGAACACCCCGGCGATCGCGGCCGCCGAGGCGGCCTACGCGGAGATGTGGGCGCAGGACGCCGCCGCGATGTACGGCTACGCCGCCACTGCCGCACCGGCCAGCGCCCTGCCGAAGTTCGAGCGGGCGCCGCAGACCACCCACCCGGAGGCCCCGGCGAGCAGCCCGTCGTGGTGGGACACGCTCAACGCCGAGGTGGGCCAGATTTCACCGTTCACCAGCGTCGCCTCCAGCGGGCTGAGCTTCGATTCCGGGATGTACACCGTGGTCAGCAACGGTGCCGGCTGGGGGCGGTTGGTCTACGTCCGCGGTGGCGCCGGCGGGGCGTTGACGTTCGAGGGGATCGGGCCGCGCGGTGTGCTGTCCGCGGCCGCCAGGCCGGTGATCGGACCGGGGCTGGGCAGGGCCGTCCCGATCGGCGGACTATCGGTGCCGCCGAGTTGGGCCGCGGCCGCACCGGAGACGAAGGCGGTGGGCTACACGCTGGCCGCCGCCGAGTCCCCGCGGCCGGCCGCGGTCGGCCTGCCACCGGGAACCGCATGCCAGGAAGCGCTGATGGGAACCACCGCGGGCCAGGGTGCTACTCCCGAGGCCGACGCGCGTCGCACCCGGCAGGCCGGTGGCAAGAAAGACGATCAGGACGCGAAACCGGTCAGCACGTTGACCAACGGCAGTGGCTGGTTGGCGTCGTCGTGGGCGTACCACACCCGGCCGCGTGCTTCCCGGCCGTTGCCGACGCACTGGCGGACCGGCTAGGGCCGGTCCCGGGCGCGCTGCAGATAGTGACTGACCATGTCGATGAGCACCCGCCGCTCGGTCTGCCAGTCGATCGGCTGGCCGATGCTCATCTGCGCCAACACGATTCCCCGCAGCGCAGCCCAGATCACCTCGGCCACACCGGCATCCGCGGGGTCGTCGGAGACCAGCCGGCCCAACCGGTTGATGGCCTCGTTGGTCTGCAGCAGGTGCTCGCGGGACTGTTCGCCCAGGCTGCCGCGGGTGGCCCGCAGGATCTCGAACGCCGCCAGCGAGACCGGGCTGGCGTAGCAGCGCCATGCGGTGTCGACCACCGCCTCGATACGTTCGCGCAACCCCAGTTCGTCGACGTCCACTGCGGACAGGCTGCTCAGCAACTCCGCGACCCCGTCGTCGACCACGGCCATCAGCAGGCCGTTGCGGTCGCCGAAGTGGTATTGGATGACGCCCCAGGTCACCCCCGCCCGCTCGGCCACGTGCTTGGCGGTCGCGGCGCCGAAGCCCTCCTCGGTGATGCAGCGCACCGTCTCGTCGATGATGGCCGCGCGGGTGTCGTCGCCGCGTTTGCGGGGCGCGCTGGTCCGCCGGGTGGGCCCGGAGGCCCGTACGGAACCGGCGGCATCAGTCATTGTTGACTTTATAACATAGACAACACTATTTTTTGATGCGTGACCGAATCCAGGTATGCGTCGCTGTCCCGCGACGAGTTGGCTGTGCTGGTGCCCGAGCTCTTGCTGATCGGGCACATGATCGACCGTTCCGGAATGGCATGGTGCATCTCCGAATTCGGTCGCGAGGAGATGGTGCAGATCGCCATCGAGGAGTGGGCGGGCTCCAGCCCGATCTACACCCGGCGGATGCAGAAGGCACTGGGCTTCGTCGGCGACGACGTACCGACGATCTTCAAGGGCATTCAGTTCGACATCGGATCGCCGCCGCAGTTCATGGACTTCCGCTTCACCGTCCACGACCGCTGGAACGGCGAATTCGAGCTGGCCAGCTGCGGCGCGCTGCTCGACGTGGAACCGATGGGCGAGGACTACGTGTTCGGGATGTGCCACACCATCGAAGACCCGACGTTCGACGCCACCGCGGTGGCCACCAATGTCAAAGCGCAGTGCCGTCCCGTGCACCGGCCTCCGCGCACCCCGGCCGACCGGTCGCCGCACTGCCAGTGGACCGTCATCATCGACGAGTCCTACCCGGACGCCCAGCCGATTCCCGCGCTGGCGGTGATCAGCGAAACCAAGGCCGCCAACTGGGA from Mycolicibacter sp. MU0083 includes:
- the eccE gene encoding type VII secretion protein EccE, with product MSTLGTTVPRPGPARITLVLLAVVPAMMASPWETTAQRWALAVGILVAVLLLGWWRGLHFTTIARRRLAMLRSGGGAHSGRREASGARATAAVRITAGAAQDELPVEVIAGYLNRYGLRADGVRITSRTTRADGDAAGTQTWVGLTCSAAPNLAALQARSASIPLQRTVDVAVRRLADHLREIGWETTMVATDEIPSLIDGSARETWRSVVDGSGDHVAAYRVSIDAALADTLSRIRAVNADETWTALEFAEDAGRRTVAAACALRTGAAPDGGAPLAGLVPQQGDHRSALLRLHPLSGGALDGHTPLPGDDLAGLRWPVPTAVAAR
- the eccD gene encoding type VII secretion integral membrane protein EccD gives rise to the protein MTEAPVLTSAVMPIVRIAVLSDSRLTEMAVPAELPLREILPAVQRLVSPDTGDDGESGDGAATRLSLAPVGGAPFSLDASLDTVGVVDGDLLALRPVPVGPAAPGIVEDIADAAVIFSASRRKPWGAQHIQRAALAAGSGLVLAATGLAAAHRALTGEPAGLVAAGVIALLTVLAALACRTRSAEAALTLSIAALAPVAAAGALAVPGAFGSAHLVLGAAAVSAWSLICLILPPGGRGERGIAFFTAATVVGVGVLAAAAVKTFWALPPLSLGCGLIAASLLLTVAAPQVSALWARLPLPVIPAPGDPTPSALPQSVLEDLPRRVRVTDAHQTGFIAGSVLLAVLGSVAIAFAPEGLSGWAWYVVAGIAVASVLRARVWDSAWCKAWLLAEPHLTAIALLVGYAATGRYAAALGAVLVLTALVAVWAVVSLSPTVASPDSYSLPVRRLVGFLASGVDASLIPVMAYLVGIFTWVLSR
- the mycP gene encoding type VII secretion-associated serine protease mycosin translates to MKQAVRATGIAALAVLLTAAPALAITPPNVDPTVPPPSGAPGPVAAMEQRGDCVSSGLLPGGDINATPAGQRMLDLPSAWQFTRGEGQTVAVIGTGVRPGPRLPVVDAGGDYIGTTDGLTDCDGHGTLVAGIVAGQPGDDGFTGVAPEARLLSLRTASATISPRLGGDDPRTTRVVTDITALARAVVHAADLGARVITISTTTCVPADHNVDQMALGAALRYAAVEKDALIVAAAGDAGQTGSVGGGSEACESNPLTDLSRPQDPRNWAGVTSLSVPSWWHPYVLSVASLSADGQPSGFTMAGPWVGIAAPGEDIVSVSNRDDGGLANALPGNQGKPVPLSGTGYAAGYVAGVAALVRSRFPELTAMQVAHRLVATAHNAARTPSALVGAGIIDPVAALTWELPPLADPTAAPAKKITPPPAPEPADPAPRVVAFAGTALLAGLVVAVATGAAAAARRRKENQL
- a CDS encoding ESX secretion-associated protein EspG; translation: MTVAPNAAELTVEQAWYIAETVGAGSFPWVLAITMPYTDAGERGAFMARQRDELTRMGVVSPEGTVNPAVAEWIRVVCFPDRWLDLRYVSSSAGGTPEMLRGIVARRDGGTGKSGRTVVALRNAQLVTFTMMDIDDPRLLVPVLGAGLRQRPPARFDEFTLPARVGARADERLRAGTPLTEVLDYLGIPASARPIVESVFSGPRSYVEVVAGCARDGRHTTTDVGMSLVDTDAGRILVTPSQAFDGEWVSTFRPGNDFATAVAIEQLTATLPEGSWFPGQRLSRDFTTQLS